Proteins from a genomic interval of Thamnophis elegans isolate rThaEle1 chromosome 2, rThaEle1.pri, whole genome shotgun sequence:
- the LOC116502424 gene encoding zinc finger protein 850-like: MNTNVVRYTRAQAGETNIECPVCGKKFTQNSDLVLHQRTHMQEKPYKCTDCGKRFIWICHLKIHQMTHKRENLYECQVCGKGFNWNSLLVEHQKTHTTERPYECPDCGKDFSRKFNLVKHQRTHTGERPYECPDCGKNFSQKFNLVKHQRTHTGEKPYECPDCGKDFSQKFNLVNHQRTHTEEKPYNCPDCEKSFSHNSYLVKHQMTHTGEKPYICPDCGKSFNRNSYLVKHMKTHTAEKQYECPECGKSFNQNSFLVQHQNIHTGEKPYKCLDCGKRFSWNFHLVIHQKTHTGEKLYKCPECQESFTIKSELVKHQKTHRGERLFECPDCGKSFPRNSKLLRHQRTHTGEKPYECLHCGKSFSQKSNLVVHQETHTGEKPYQCPDCGKRFNQNSYLVKHQRIHSGEKPYKCLECGKSFSRNSHLVIHLRSHTGEKPYECPDCGKDFRYMSTLINHVRLHIGDMERPMPEEQLYQCSQCGKKISMLTNLVRHERTHTAEKIFECPDCGKTFSQNSILLIHKWVHTGEKPYECQDCGKSFSWNSLLVEHHRIHTGEKPYECPDCGKDFSRKSDLVKHQRTHTGEKPYECSDCGKGFKGNSDLVIHQRIHTGEKPYECLQCGKRFIQNFHLVRHQRTHTGEKPYKCPDCGKSFTQNSDLVIHQRTHTQEKPYECSDCGKCFSCNSDLMKHQRTHTADKLYKCHCGKSFSLNSYLIKHQRTHTEEKPYKCHDCGKSFRQNSYLVKHHRIHTEKKTYECPECGESFSCKAQLVKHQKTHRGVRLYECPDCEKSFTQNSKLLRHHRTHTGEKPYNCSDCGKSFSQNSNLVIHQKTHTGEKPYQCPDCGKGFTQNSYLVIHRKTHTGEKPYQCPDCGKKFCHNSYLVKHQRTHTGEKPYECLECGKSFAWNSHLVIHQRTHTGEKPYECPDCGKDFSSRSNLINHVRSHIGE, from the exons ATGAACACCAATGTAGTGAGATACACAAGGGCTCAGGCTGGGGAGACAAACATTGAATGCCCTGTTTGTGGGAAAAAATTCACACAGAATTCTGATCTGGTgttacaccagaggactcacatgcAAGAGAAGCCATATAAGTGTACTGACTGTGGAAAACGTTTCATTTGGATTTGTCACCTGAAGATACACCAGATGACTCACAAACGAGAAAATCTATATGAGTGTCAagtttgtgggaaaggttttaatTGGAATTCTCTCCTGGTGGAACATCAGAAGACTCACACAACAGAGAGACCatatgagtgtcctgattgtgggaaagatttcTCTCGGAAATTTAACCTGGTGAagcatcagaggactcacacaggagagcgaccatatgagtgtccagattgtgggaaaaattTCTCTCAGAAATTTAACCTGGTgaaacatcagaggactcacacaggagagaaaccatatgagtgtcctgattgtgggaaagatttcTCTCAGAAATTTAACCTGGTGaatcatcagaggactcacacagaagagaaaccatataactgtcctgattgtgagaaaagtttcagtcacaattcctACCTGGTAAAACATCAaatgactcacacaggagagaaaccatatatctgtcctgattgtgggaaaagtttcaatcgGAATTCCTACCTGGTGAAACACATGAAAACTCATACGGCAGAGAAACAGTATGAGTGTCCagaatgtgggaaaagtttcaatcagAATTCCTTCCTGGTGCAACACCAAaatattcacacaggagaaaaaccatataagtgcctggattgtgggaaaagattcAGTTGGAATTtccacctggtgatacaccagaagactcacacaggagagaaactgtACAAATGTCCAGAATGTCAGGAAAGTTTCACTATTAAGTCTgaactggtgaaacaccagaagaCTCATAGAGGAGAGAGACtgtttgagtgtcctgattgtgggaaaagcttcccTCGGAATTCCAAGCTGTTGAGACATCAGAGaactcacacgggagagaaaccatatgagtgtctgcattgtgggaaaagtttcagtcagaaatcTAACCTAGTGGTACACCAggagactcacacaggagaaaaaccatatcagtgtccagattgtggaaaACGTTTCAATCAGAATTCCTacttggtgaaacaccagaggattcacagcGGAGAAAAACCGTATAAGTGTCTTGAATGTGGGAAGAGTTTCAGTCGGAATTCCCATTTGGTGATACACTTGAggagtcacacaggagagaagccatatgaatgtccagattgtgggaaagatttcCGTTATATGTCTACCCTTATAAATCATGTAAGATTGCACATAGGGGA CATGGAACGGCCGATGCCAGAGGAGCAGCTCTACCAGTGTTCCCAATGTGGCAAAAAAATTAGCATGCTAACCAATCTGGTAAGACACGAGAGGACTCACACTGCAGAGAAaatctttgaatgtcctgattgtgggaaaacgTTTAGTCAGAATTCCATCCTGCTGATACATAAGtgggttcacacaggagagaaaccatatgaatgccaagattgtgggaaaagtttcagttggAATTCTCTCCTGGTAGAACATCAcagaattcacacaggagagaaaccatatgagtgtcctgattgtggaaaagatTTCTCTCGGAAATCcgacctggtgaaacaccagaggactcacacaggagagaaaccgtatgaatgttcagattgtggaaaaggtttcaaGGGGAATTCTGACCTAGTGATACaccaaaggattcacacaggtgaaaaaccatatgagtgtctacAATGTGGGAAAAGATTCATTCAAAATTTCCACCTTGTGCGACatcagaggactcatacaggagagaaaccatataagtgtcctgattgtgggaaaagtttcactcagaattctgacctggtgatacaccagaggactcacacacaagagaaaccgtatgagtgttcagattgtgggaaatgtttcagttgtAATTCTGACCTGATGAAacatcagagaactcacacagcagataaattatataaatgtcattgtggaaaaagtttcagtctgAATTCCTACCTGATaaaacaccagagaactcacacagaagagaaaccatataaatgtcatgattgtggaaaaagtttcaggcAGAATTCCTACCTGGTGAAACACCACAGGATTCATACGGAAAAGAAAACATATGAGTGTCCGGAATGTGGAGAAAGTTTCAGTTGCAAGGCTCAACTAGTGAAGCACCAGAAGACTCACAGAGGAGTGAGACtgtatgagtgtccagattgtgagAAGAGTTTCACTCAAAATTCCAAGTTGTTGAGACATCacaggactcacacaggagagaaaccgtataactgctcagattgtgggaaaagtttcagtcagaattccaacctggtgatacaccagaaaactcacacaggagaaaaaccatatcagtgtccagattgtgggaaaggtttcactCAGAATTCCTACCTGGTGATACACCGAAAAActcacactggagaaaaaccatatcagtgtccagattgtgggaaaaaaTTCTGTCATAATTCCTACttagtgaaacaccagaggactcacactggagagaaaccatatgagtgtcttgaatgtgggaaaagttttgcTTGGAATTCCCatttggtgatacaccagaggactcacacaggagagaagccatacgaatgtccggattgtgggaaagatttcagtaGTAGATCTAACCTTATAAATCATGTAAGGTCACATATAGGGGAGTAA
- the LOC116504365 gene encoding zinc finger protein 420-like has translation MTHIRDKFYYHCQCGKIFTMHTNLVRDKRTSNGEKNFECPDCGKSFTRNSHLVIHQRTHTGEKPYKCRDCGKSFSRNYNLVLHQRTHTEEKAYQCPDCGKSFSQNSYLVKHQKTHTGEKPFECPDCGKSFRENSYLVKHQRTHTGENRYECLDCEKTFKQNSHLVIHQRTHTGGKPYKCRDCGKGFSRNFNLVIHQRTHTGEKPYECLFCGKSFIRNSYLLNHQRTNTGENPYECLECRKTFIRKCDLVIHQKTHAGEKLYECPDCGKNFTRNSKLVIHQRTHTGEKPYDCLYCLKSFSQNSNLLIHQRTHTGEKPYQCSHCGESFSQNSYLVKHQRIHTGEKPYECMECGKSFIQNMDFMIHQRIHTGEKPYECLFCGKCFIRNSYLMKHQRTHTGGKPYQCSDCGESFSHNSYLMKHQIIHTGEKPYKCLECGKSFVRNSSLVIHWRTHTGEKPYECPDCGKDFSSRSSLLNHVRLHIGEKPYKCPDCGKCFTRNSSLIKHKKFHVRQNPKCVEDS, from the coding sequence ATGACCCATATTAGAGACAAGTTCTACTACCACTGCCAATGTGGCAAAATATTTACAATGCACACCAATCTGGTGAGAGACAAGAGGACTAGCAATGGAGAAAAAAACttcgaatgtcctgattgtgggaaaagtttcactaGGAATTctcacctggtgatacaccagaggactcacacaggagagaaaccttataagtgtcgtgattgtgggaaaagtttctctCGGAATTACAACCTGGTgctacaccagaggactcacacagaagaaaaagcatatcagtgtccagattgtgggaaaagtttcagtcagaattcctatctggtgaaacaccagaagactcacacaggagagaaaccctttgaatgtcctgactgtgggaaaagttttagagAGAATTCTTACCTGGTgaaacatcagaggactcacacaggagaaaaccgaTATGAGTGTCTGGATTGTGAGAAAACTTTCAAGCAGAATTCTCAcctagtgatacaccagaggactcacacaggagggAAACCATATAAGTGtcgtgattgtgggaaaggtttttcTCGGAATTtcaacctggtgatacaccagagaactcacacaggagaaaaaccatatgagtgtcttttttgtgggaaaagttttattcGAAATTCCTACCTATTGAATCACCAGAGGACTAATACAGGAGAAAACCCATATGAGTGTCTGGAATGTAGGAAAACTTTCATTCGAAAGTGTGACTTAGTGATACACCAGAAGACTCACGCAGGAGAGAAATTatatgagtgtcctgattgtgggaaaaattTCACTCGGAATTCCaagctggtgatacaccagagaactcacacgggagagaaaccatacGACTGTCTATATTGtttgaaaagtttcagtcagaattccaacctgttgatacaccagagaactcacacaggagaaaaaccatatcagTGTTCACATTGTGgggaaagtttcagtcagaattcctatctggtgaaacaccagaggattcacacaggagaaaaaccatatgagtgtatggaatgtgggaaaagtttcattcaaAATATGGACTTCAtgatacaccagaggattcacacaggagaaaaaccatatgagtgtctgttttgtgggaaatgtttcattcgGAATTCCTACCTGAtgaaacaccagagaactcacacaggaggaAAACCATATCAGTGTTCAGATTGTGGGGAAAGCTTTAGTCACAATTCCTATCTGATGAAACACCAGataattcacacaggagaaaaaccgtatAAGTGCCTTGAGTGTGGGAAGAGTTTCGTAAGGAATTCCAGTTTGGTGATACActggaggactcacacaggagaaaaaccatatgaatgtccggattgtgggaaagatttcagtaGTAGGTCTAGCCTTCTAAATCATGTAAGGTTACACataggggagaaaccatataaatgcccaGATTGTGGAAAGTGTTTCACACGGAATTCCTCACTTATCAAACACAAGAAATTCCACGTGAGGCAAAACCCCAAGTGTGTAGAGGACTCTTGA